The Streptomyces sp. V4I8 genome includes the window CAGGGAGGCGGAGCAGGCGTTGGAGAAGGTGTGCGTCTGCTCGGCGCCGAAGCGTTCGCGCAGTGCCGGTCCGAAGTGCAGGTCGTGCTCGGTGAGTCGGTGCTCGCCGCGCCACCACAGCTCCGCGGAGCGCAGCTCACGCAGGCCGGTGCCGACCAGGATGGGGATGCCGCTGAGGTCTTCGCTGAGCCCGGCCTCCTTCGCCGCCTGGGCGATGGCCTGGAGCAGCAGGGCGGTGGCGCGGCCCGCGACGTCCTGGCCCTCGGCCGGCCGGTCGTCCACCTCGTAGGCGTGCTGGGCCCGGAAGTTGGTGGGGTCGAAGCCACGCAGCGGGGCGTGCCCGGTCACCCCGGCGCACAGGTTCCGGAACAGTTCGTCGATGTCCCGGCCGGTGCTCGCCACAGCCCCGATGCCGGTGATGGCCTGGTTCAGCACAGCGCCTTCTCCTTCTCTTGCGTGTCGGCCCTGTCGTACCGGCCGAAGAGGACGACGGCGTTGTTGCCGCCGAAGGCCAGACCGTTGTTCTGCACGACCCTGAGGTCGGCCTCGATGGCCTGGTTCGGCACGCAGTCGACGTCGCACTCCGGGTCCGGGGTGACGTGGTTGATGGTCGGCGGCACAAAGCGGTTGTCGATGGCGAGTGCGCAGCCGATCGCGCCGAGCGCGCTGGCGGCGCCCATGCTGTGCCCGAGCATCGACTTCATGGACACGGTGCGCGGCGGTACCCCGCCGAACACCTGGCGGATCGCGCCGACTTCGGTGACGTCGTTGGCCTTGGTGCCGGTGCCGTGCGCGGAGATCAGATCCACCTGCTCCGGTGCGACCCCGGAGTTCTCCAGGGCCCGCTCCATGCAGCGGGCGACGCTCGCCTGGTTCGGGGCGACCTGGTGGTAGGCGTCGCAGTTGAGGCCGTAGCCGAGGACCTCGGCGTAGATGTGGGCCCCTCGGGCGAGCGCCGACTCCAGGCGCTCCAGGACGAGGACGCCCGCGCCCTCGCCGGTCAGGATGCCCTTGCGGTCGACGTCGAAGGGCTGGCAGCGGTCGGGGGCGATGGTGCCGAGCCGGTAGAACCCGGTGAAGGTCTTGCGGCACATCGCGTCGGCGCCACCGCAGAACGCGAAGTCCGCCTCACCGGAACTGACGGCGTCGAAGCCGTAGCCGATGGCGTAGTTGCCGGCCGCGCAGGCGGTCGGTACGGTCACCGCCTCGACGTCCGAGAGGCCGAGCTCCTGGGCGATGGCGACCGACAGGCGCCCGGCGGGGACCCGCCGGGCCGCTTCCGGGTCCATCTTCTCGGGGCCCAGGTCGATGTCGGTCTCCACCAGCTGGTCGAGGTCGTAGGACTCACCGTCGGTGGTGCCGATGGAGATCAGGCCGCGCTGCTCGCGCAGCCGCTCCGGGTCGAGGCCGGCGTCCTGGAGGGCCATCCTGGCCGCGGCCACCGAGAACTGGGTGGCACGGCCCAGCTGGGCCAGCGGGAGGTTGTTGATCCACTGGCCCGGATCGAACCCGGTGACCTCGCACCCGGTCGAGTGGGAGTAGCCGCTGGTTTCGAACACCGATATGGGCTTTGCCCCACTGCGGCCCGCGCGGAGTCCGGCGAGGAAGTCCGTGACGCCCAGGCCGATGCTGGACACCACCCCCAAGCCGGTGAGCACGACCCGGCCTTGCTGTGCTGACATGCCACCCTTCCGATCCGGTTGACCCGATTGTTTTGGAATGACGCCGACTTGCTGGGGCGCCCGCGAACGGGCGCCGGATGCGATTACCAGCCGGCGGCCTCGGCGACCACCTGGTAGACGCCTTCGATGTTCACCATCCGCGGCAGTTCGGCCTGGTCGATGACCACGTTGAACTTCTTCTCCAGGGCGGCGAGGATTTCAATGGCGCGCAGCGAATCCGCCTTGTGGTCCTCCTTGAAGAGGCTGGTCTGCGTGACCTCGTCCTCCTCGATCTCCAGAATGTCGCAGACAATCTCCTTGATGGCGTCGGTACGCTCGGCCAGCTGGGTGCCGGACATGTAAAGCCCTCCTTGGGCAATGGGTTCGGTAATTCTCGGGAATTCTTGCGAAGGGGCCTCATCGGCGTCCTGTCATGCAATTCTCGGTCGAATCCCGGAGTGGGAAAGAGGAATCTGCAGGAAGTTGCCAGAGGGATTTCGGTCAGGCGCGCAGCGCGCCTGCCGGGCGGCGCGCGAGCACGGCGGCGCCTACGGTCAGGACCACCTCGCCGCGTACGCGGGTGCTGCCCTCGAAGATCTGGACGCCGTCGACGGTGCGGGCGAGCCGCACCGAGTGCTCCAGCAGGTCGCCGGGGAGCACCGGGGCGCCGAAGCCGAGGTCGGTGTAGCCGCCGAGCATCAGGACCTCTTCGGCCAGCACATCGGTGTTGGCCCGCTCGGCGGTGGCCAGCACGGCGGCGGCCTGGTTGAAGGACTCCATCAGGAGCCCGATCGGATAGCCGTACGCGGCCGGTTGGTCGGCCTCGTCGGCGAGCCGGCGGTAGCACGGCTCCGACCAGGTCACCGCCTTGACCGCGGCGACCCGCTCGCCCGGGCGGAACTCGTCGACCCGGTCGATCAGCAGCATCTGGTCGCGGTGCGGGATCCGGGCCATCACCTCGGGCAGCGACAGCGGTCCCAGGTCGGCCGTGTCACCGGGCGGTTCGTCCGCTCCGGCGAGCAGCCGCACCGCCGTGTCCGCGGTCTCGTACCGCAGCCGGATCCGGGCCACCTGGTGCTCTTCGGTCGCCGCCGTCGCACGGCACACCCAGCCCCGGGCGTCGTGCGTCCAGCGCAGCGTGAACACCAGGGTGTCGCCGGGATACGAGGGGTGCAGGAAGCGGGCCGACTCGAGGCGCGCCAGGCGCAGCCGGGGGGCGTCGGCCGGCGGGTGTGCCAGGGCCGCCAGGTGCGCGGTCTCGACGAGGAAGACGCCGGCGAAGATCGGGAAACCCCGGTAGTGGCCGTGGAAGACGAACTCGCCGGGATCGAGCGGCAGGCTGACCGCCACGCCGTCGGAGCCGGTGGTGTCGGTGCGTACCTCCGTGAACGGGGCACGCACCGACCGGCTCTCCGGGTAACGGGTCATCCGGTGATCTTTCCGGCGAGGAGGTTGTAGGTCTGGCCGAAGTTGGTGATCTGGCCGAACTCCTCCTCGGAGATCTTCACGCCGAAGCGCTTCTCCAGCTGGACGAGGATCTCCAGGCCCATCAGGGAGTCGACGCCGAGCGTCTCGACGTAGTGGGCGTCGTCGGTGAGTTCCTCGACATCGACGTCCAGGGCGTCCGCGACGAGTTCGCGCAGTTCGTCCTTGTCGAGCGTGGCCGTTGTCATATCGGGTTCCTTCCAGGGTGGTTGGGTGCGGTCAGGCCGCGATGAGGGTCCATGGCTCGGGGGCCCGCCGGGCGTGCCGGGACTTGGCGTCGGCCCACCAGCGGACCGACCGGGCCAGCACATCCGCCGGGTCCACGACCGTCTGGGTGGGGTGGAACGGAGTGGGCATGCAGGCATAGCCCTCGAACGCGGAGAGCAGTTCCAGGGCGCGCTTCTGAACGGTGGAGAAGTGCCGTGCGGTCAGCGGCAGATGGAAGCGGCGCCAGGTCTCGGAGGGGATCACCGGCGCCACCGGTACCGGGGCGATGCCCCGCTCCGCCCGCCACGCGTTGACCGCGCCGCAGATGCCCTCCGCCAGGTCGGTCACCCGCAGGCAGCCCGCCGGCCCGGCGGCGATGGTCTCCACCACCGGAGCGCTCGGCGGCATCCCCAGGGCGGCGGCCACGATCACCTCGGCCACCTGGTCCACCGGTGCCAGCTCGATGAACCCGGCGGGGTTGCCCACCAGCGCCGGCGCCAGCCCGGAGACCAGCGTCTGGACCATGGCGTACGGACCGGTGAGGCGGGCGATCGCCCCGTCGGCGCGGCGGCCGAAGACCAGCGGGGGCCGCACGATGGTCAGCGCGCCCGGGTGCTTGGCCCGGACCAGTTCCTCGGATTCGGCCTTGGACCACTCGTAGGTGTTGCGGAAGCGGCCGAACCCGGCCGCGGAGCCCTGGGTCGCCGGGTCCTGGCCCTCGACGTACGCCGTCGAGATGTGCACCAGGTGCGTGTCGGCGTCGACGAGGTCGAGCACCGCCTCCGTGGTCCGCACATTGGCCGCGACGGCCTCGTCCCGGCTCATGGTCCAGCGGGTGGATGCGGCGCTGTGGATGATCACGTCCCAGTGCCCGCGCAGCTCGGCGGGGGCCGGCTCAGTGCCGAGCACCCAGCCTCGCTCGCCGGGCCGGGCGGGCCTGCGGGTCACCGAGGTCACCTCGGCCCGGTCGCCCAGCGCCGCCAGCTGTTCGGCGACTTCGCTGCCGACAACGCCGCCGGAACCGGTCAGCAGGATCTTCATCGGGTACTCCTCGGGGGTCGGGTGGCGGGGGCGGTGGTCATCGCGCGATCGCGGCCGACACCGCGACCCGCTCCGCGATCCGGTCGAGCGCCGCCTCGGTGAACTCCCGCAGCGCCCCCTCGGCGATGGGGTGGACCATGGTGTCGAGGAGCGGGATGCCCGCCTCGAAGTCGAGCCGCAGCTCCAGCACGGATCCGGCGCCCTCGGCCCGGACCAGCCAGTGGCCGGACAGGGCGGCGAGGTCGCCGTGCGTCTGGGCGAAGTCGATCCGGTGTGCCGCGTGGTCGACGACGGCCTCCTCCTGCCAGCCGAGGAGGGCCTCGCCGAGCCGTACGCGCCAGCGGCTGCCCTGCCGGTCCGCGTCCTGCCACAGCACGTCGACCGACGCGATCTCAGGGATGTACGAGGGGAGGGTGGCGCGGTACGCGAGCGCTTCCCAGGCCCGTTGCACGGGCGCCCCGGTGGCGCGGCGCGTGGTGATGGTGGGCATTGCTGTTCCTTTCCAGTCCTTCCGGTTCTTACCAGTGCTTTCCGGCACGCACCGGGCTGCCGGGCGCGGGAAGAGAGTGCGAACGGGCCCGTGGGGGCCGACTGGCCCGTGGGGGGCCGACGGGCCCGTTCGTGTCGGTGGGTGGGCCCGAGGGGCCCCGTCCGGGATCAGTGAGCCGAGGGCACCGGCTCCGGCCCGGCGGCGTGCTCGTCGTCAGGTCCGACCGTCGTACCGTCGCCGCGCGCGCTCTCGTGCAGGTCCTTGGTCCGGACGAACAGCAGCGCGATGAGCGTCCCGAAGGCGACCACGACGGAGCAGACGATCATGGTGTCCTCGAATCCGCCGACGAAGGCGGCACGCACGGCGTCCGTCGCCTGCGCGGCGGTCTCCCCCGGCAGCGCGGCCACCGCCTCCTGTCCGGCACCCGAGGCCACGGCCTCGCCGAACTCATCGGTACGGCCGCCCAGTTGGCCCGCGAGCGCCGACTCCTCCAGGGCGTGCGTGACCCGGCTCTGGAAGAGCGCGCCGAAGGCGGCGATACCGACGGCGATGCCGACCTGCTGGAAGGTCTCGCCGATGCCGGAGGCCATGCCGGCCTTCTCCGGCGCCGCCACACCGACCGAGTAGGCCGCGCGCATCGGGGTGTAGATGCCCATGCCGATGCCCTGCACCACCATGCTGGGCAGCAGCGCGGTCCAGCTGCTGTCCTTGTCGACCAGCGTCATCAGGGCGATCCCGGTGGCCATCAGCGCACCACACGCGGTGGCCAGCAGCTTCGGCGAGACCATCGTGGTCAGGGGGCCGGTGAGCGCGCCCGCCACGAAGATGGTCAGGGTCATCGGCAGGAACCGCAGACCGGTCTCCCAGGCGGTGAGGCCCAGAGCGTTCTGCAGATAGGAGATCTCCAGGAAGATCGAGCCGAGGACGGCCGAGTTCCACACCAGCGCCGACGTGGAGACCCCGTTGAAGGTCGGGATGCGGAAGAGCGAGAGGTCCAGCATGGCCGCCTCGCCGAGACGCCGCTCGACGAAGTAGAAGACCAGCAGCAGTACGGCGGCGCCGCCGAACATGCCGAGGATGGGCGCGCTGGTCCAGCCCTCCGCGTGGCCGCGCAGGAACCCGGTCACCAGCAGGCCGAGCGCGCCGGAGAAGACCACCAGGCCCGCCCAGTCCACCCGGTGGTTCGTGGCGCCCTTGGACTCGCGGATGCGCAGGACGCCGATCAGGATGGCCAGGACGCCGATCGGCACGTTGAGCAGGAAGATCCACCGCCAGCTCAGGTACTCGGTGAGCCCGCCGCCGATCAGCGGCCCGAACGCGATGGCGAGTCCGCCCACGGCACCGAAGACGCCGAACGCCTTGCCGCGGTCCTTGCCCTGGAACTCGTTGCTGAGCAGGGCGGGACCCACGGCGAAGAGCACGGCGGCTCCCACGCCCTGGACGCCGCGCGCCAGGTTCAGCACGACGATGTCCTGCGCGAGACCGCAGGCGAGGGAGGCGAGGGTGAACACGACGAAGCCGACGTTGAACACCCGCTTGCGGCCCAGCTTGTCGGCGAACGAGCCGCTGGTGAGCAGGAACACCGCGAGCGTCAGGGCGTACGCGTCGAGCACCCACTGCAACTCGGTGAAGTCGGCCTCGAACGTGGTCCGCAGGTCGGGCAGGGCGACGTTGACGACGGTGAGGTCGAGCAACAGCATGAAGGTGGCGGCCGAGACGATGGCGAGGGTCCAGCCGCGCCCCTTGGCGGCCGGCGTCCCGCCCGCCGCCGTGCCGGTCTTGGTGGTTCCCACGGCGGATGACGTCCTCTCAGACATGGGTGGACCGACCTTTCGGAACGTGGCGGCGGGTCATCCGGTGATCTTTCCGGCGAGGAGGTTGTAGGTCTGGCCGAAGTTGGTGATCTGGCCGAACTCCTCCTCGGAGATCTTCACGCCGAAGCGCTTCTCCAGCTGGACGAGGATCTCCAGGCCCATCAGGGAGTCGACGCCGAGCGTCTCGACGTAGTGGGCGTCGTCGGTGAGTTCCTCGACATCGACGTCCAGGGCGTCCGCGACCAGTTCGCGCAGCTCGTCCTTGTCGAGCGTGGCCGTTGTCATATCGGGTTCCTTCCATAGGGGGTGAGCAGGGGAGTACGGGTCAGGCGGGTTCCGGCACGACCCGGGCGACGGTGACGGCGCCCGCGCCGGTCGCGGTCACGACGAGGCGCTCGCCGTCGGAGCCGGCCAGGGCGTCCGCGACCTCCTGGACGGCGAGCAGGCAGCCCGTACCGGCCGGCATGGGGTCGGTGAGCACCTCGGCGACGGCTCGGGCGACCGCGGAGCCGTCGCCGATCAGGCGCGTTCGCCGGCCCGCGGGTCCCGCGACCCCGAGTCCGGCGAAGGCCGCGTCCAATGCGGCCCGGGCCCGGTCGGCCCCCGCCACGGAGTCGGCGGCGTACGGAGACAGCGAGACCGAGCGCACCTGGACCCGGCCCAGTGCCCGGCCGCCCCGGGCCCGGACCGCGGCCGCGTCCTCGACGACCAGCGCGAGCGCACCGTCCTCCATCCGCCCGGAGCTGTTCACGGCCGCCTTGTCCGCCTCCGGGACCGGGGCCTCGGCGACGCCCGCGAGCAGCCAGCGGGCCCGCCCGGAGCGCAGCGCGCGCAGCCCCGCCTGGAGCGCTTCGAGCCCCGCCGAGCGCGGGCTGTGCACGGCCAGGCTGAACCCCTTGAGCCCGTGCTCCATGGCGACGCGGCTCGCGACCAGGTTGGGCGAGAAGTACGGCACCCCCGCGGGCGAGATCAGGTGCGCCTCGCCGGACACGGTGGCGCGGTCGACCTCGGCGTGCACACCGGCCACCCCGTGGTTGGTGCCGACCGCGACCGCCCGCTCCTCCTCGGGCAGCGCGAGCAGCGCGTCCCGAATGCCGTCCCGCGCCAGGGCGCGCTTGACGGCGGCGAGCAGGTACTGGCAGGACGGCGGCAGATGACGGTAGCCGCGGCCCAGCTCGGCGCGGTGGTCGAACCACGGGGACGCCGGGTCGGCCGGGTGGTCCGGCGGCAGGGCCGAACCGACGGCGGTGACGACGAGGTCGGCGGGAGCGAGAGGGCCTGCGGTCATGACGGTGCTCCGGTCAGCGCGAGGGAGATGTTGTTGCCGCCGAAGGCGTACGCGTTCACCAGCACCACCCCGGAGTCCAGCGCGGTGGGCGCCGCGGGCAGGTGCACGGCGCACTGCGGATCGAGCTCGGAGACCGGCGGATTGCCGGGGACGGTGCGGTGGTGCAGGCACAGGGCGGCGAGGACCGTGCCCAGCACCCCGGCGCCGCCCGCCAGATGGCCGACGATCGCCTTGAGGTTGTGCAGGGGGATGTCGCCGAGCCGCGGTCCGAACACCCCGGTCATGGCGGCGGCTTCGGTGGAGTCGTTGAGCTTGGTTCCGGTGGCGTGCGGCACGATCAGCGTGACGTCCGCGGGATCGGCGCCGGCCTCGGCCAGCGCCGCCCG containing:
- a CDS encoding beta-ketoacyl synthase; its protein translation is MSAQQGRVVLTGLGVVSSIGLGVTDFLAGLRAGRSGAKPISVFETSGYSHSTGCEVTGFDPGQWINNLPLAQLGRATQFSVAAARMALQDAGLDPERLREQRGLISIGTTDGESYDLDQLVETDIDLGPEKMDPEAARRVPAGRLSVAIAQELGLSDVEAVTVPTACAAGNYAIGYGFDAVSSGEADFAFCGGADAMCRKTFTGFYRLGTIAPDRCQPFDVDRKGILTGEGAGVLVLERLESALARGAHIYAEVLGYGLNCDAYHQVAPNQASVARCMERALENSGVAPEQVDLISAHGTGTKANDVTEVGAIRQVFGGVPPRTVSMKSMLGHSMGAASALGAIGCALAIDNRFVPPTINHVTPDPECDVDCVPNQAIEADLRVVQNNGLAFGGNNAVVLFGRYDRADTQEKEKALC
- a CDS encoding acyl carrier protein, whose protein sequence is MSGTQLAERTDAIKEIVCDILEIEEDEVTQTSLFKEDHKADSLRAIEILAALEKKFNVVIDQAELPRMVNIEGVYQVVAEAAGW
- a CDS encoding acyl carrier protein → MTTATLDKDELRELVADALDVDVEELTDDAHYVETLGVDSLMGLEILVQLEKRFGVKISEEEFGQITNFGQTYNLLAGKITG
- a CDS encoding SDR family oxidoreductase; protein product: MKILLTGSGGVVGSEVAEQLAALGDRAEVTSVTRRPARPGERGWVLGTEPAPAELRGHWDVIIHSAASTRWTMSRDEAVAANVRTTEAVLDLVDADTHLVHISTAYVEGQDPATQGSAAGFGRFRNTYEWSKAESEELVRAKHPGALTIVRPPLVFGRRADGAIARLTGPYAMVQTLVSGLAPALVGNPAGFIELAPVDQVAEVIVAAALGMPPSAPVVETIAAGPAGCLRVTDLAEGICGAVNAWRAERGIAPVPVAPVIPSETWRRFHLPLTARHFSTVQKRALELLSAFEGYACMPTPFHPTQTVVDPADVLARSVRWWADAKSRHARRAPEPWTLIAA
- a CDS encoding type II toxin-antitoxin system RatA family toxin, giving the protein MPTITTRRATGAPVQRAWEALAYRATLPSYIPEIASVDVLWQDADRQGSRWRVRLGEALLGWQEEAVVDHAAHRIDFAQTHGDLAALSGHWLVRAEGAGSVLELRLDFEAGIPLLDTMVHPIAEGALREFTEAALDRIAERVAVSAAIAR
- a CDS encoding DHA2 family efflux MFS transporter permease subunit, producing MGTTKTGTAAGGTPAAKGRGWTLAIVSAATFMLLLDLTVVNVALPDLRTTFEADFTELQWVLDAYALTLAVFLLTSGSFADKLGRKRVFNVGFVVFTLASLACGLAQDIVVLNLARGVQGVGAAVLFAVGPALLSNEFQGKDRGKAFGVFGAVGGLAIAFGPLIGGGLTEYLSWRWIFLLNVPIGVLAILIGVLRIRESKGATNHRVDWAGLVVFSGALGLLVTGFLRGHAEGWTSAPILGMFGGAAVLLLVFYFVERRLGEAAMLDLSLFRIPTFNGVSTSALVWNSAVLGSIFLEISYLQNALGLTAWETGLRFLPMTLTIFVAGALTGPLTTMVSPKLLATACGALMATGIALMTLVDKDSSWTALLPSMVVQGIGMGIYTPMRAAYSVGVAAPEKAGMASGIGETFQQVGIAVGIAAFGALFQSRVTHALEESALAGQLGGRTDEFGEAVASGAGQEAVAALPGETAAQATDAVRAAFVGGFEDTMIVCSVVVAFGTLIALLFVRTKDLHESARGDGTTVGPDDEHAAGPEPVPSAH
- a CDS encoding acyl carrier protein → MTTATLDKDELRELVADALDVDVEELTDDAHYVETLGVDSLMGLEILVQLEKRFGVKISEEEFGQITNFGQTYNLLAGKITG
- a CDS encoding beta-ketoacyl synthase N-terminal-like domain-containing protein, giving the protein MTAGPLAPADLVVTAVGSALPPDHPADPASPWFDHRAELGRGYRHLPPSCQYLLAAVKRALARDGIRDALLALPEEERAVAVGTNHGVAGVHAEVDRATVSGEAHLISPAGVPYFSPNLVASRVAMEHGLKGFSLAVHSPRSAGLEALQAGLRALRSGRARWLLAGVAEAPVPEADKAAVNSSGRMEDGALALVVEDAAAVRARGGRALGRVQVRSVSLSPYAADSVAGADRARAALDAAFAGLGVAGPAGRRTRLIGDGSAVARAVAEVLTDPMPAGTGCLLAVQEVADALAGSDGERLVVTATGAGAVTVARVVPEPA